From the genome of Chanos chanos chromosome 5, fChaCha1.1, whole genome shotgun sequence, one region includes:
- the npy2rl gene encoding neuropeptide Y receptor Y2, like yields MESFSLVNGTTGGDPQVDTRGSTDPALITHLSDRELDDSLLGLGDSTKLLGVQVVLILAYSTIILLGVVGNSVVIYVVYKFKTLRTVTNYFIANLAVADLLVNTLCLPFTLIYTLLGEWKFGQVLCFTLPYAQGLAVHVSTVTLNVIALDRHRCIVYHLETRMSKNMCFLVIAITWVISAVLASPLAIFREHGTVDLSPEQSIEVCREKWPGSSTDGTLYSISMLLLQYVLPLAVISFAYIRIWSKLRNHVSPVGRDDRHQRRRKTTKMLVTMVVVFAVSWLPFHAFQLAVDIDSSVLDMRDFKLLYTVFHIVAMCSTFANPLLYGWMNRNYRRAFVAVFRCEQRLESVHPKDCGATVIRKGTKTKKAPEPQDAVASVAPRLNTTEIHMA; encoded by the exons ATGGAGTCTTTCAGCCTAGTTAATGGCACGACAGGGGGTGACCCTCAAGTGGACACAAGGGGATCAACTGACCCAGCTCTGATCACCCACCTCAGTGACAGAGAGCTCGATGATTCATTGCTGGGGTTGGGGGACAGCACAAAACTGCTGGGTGTCCAAGTGGTTCTGATCCTGGCATACAGCACCATCATTCTGCTGGGTGTAGTGGGCAACTCTGTGGTCATCTATGTTGTCTACAAGTTCAAAACACTCCGCACTGTCACTAATTACTTCATAGCTAACCTGGCTGTGGCTGACCTTCTAGTCAATACACTGTGCTTGCCCTTCACATTGATTTACACACTGCTTGGCGAATGGAAGTTTGGACAGGTACTTTGCTTCACCCTGCCCTATGCCCAGGGCCTGGCTGTCCATGTCTCCACGGTAACGCTAAATGTCATTGCGCTGGACCGTCACAGGTGCATCGTCTATCACCTGGAGACACGCATGTCCAAGAACATGTGTTTCTTGGTCATCGCAATCACTTGGGTGATAAGCGCAGTTCTTGCCAGCCCTTTGGCCATCTTCAGAGAGCATGGGACTGTTGATCTCTCTCCAGAACAGTCCATTGAGGTATGCAGGGAGAAGTGGCCAGGGAGCAGCACAGATGGTACCCTCTACTC catctcAATGTTATTGCTTCAGTACGTGCTGCCTCTTGCTGTTATCTCCTTTGCTTATATCCGCATCTGGAGCAAACTCCGCAACCATGTCAGCCCGGTGGGGCGTGATGACAGACACCAACGACGCCGCAAGACAACCAAGATGTTGGTCACCATG GTTGTGGTCTTTGCGGTGAGCTGGCTGCCCTTCCATGCCTTTCAGCTGGCTGTTGACATCGACAGCAGTGTGCTGGATATGCGGGACTTTAAACTGCTCTACACTGTCTTCCACATCGTGGCCATGTGCTCCACTTTTGCCAACCCACTGCTTTATGGCTGGATGAACCGCAACTACCGCAGGGCATTTGTGGCTGTCTTCCGATGTGAGCAGCGCCTTGAATCTGTCCACCCCAAGGACTGTGGTGCCACCGTCATCCGCAAGGGTACCAAGACCAAGAAAGCTCCGGAGCCTCAGGACGCAGTGGCGTCAGTGGCACCTCGTCTCAATACTACAGAAATCCACATGGCATAG